A region of the Carya illinoinensis cultivar Pawnee chromosome 16, C.illinoinensisPawnee_v1, whole genome shotgun sequence genome:
GCCAATTTGAACAACTTAATCTTTCTTCTTACTTGATAATAAAATAGCAAGAACAGCATAGTCATAGTAGGGAGAAAATCAACTTCTCCACAAACAAAGAAATTGGCTATACCAGACTACTTGAGCTGAGAATAATTCTGTCAGGATTTGCAAAATGGGTACGTCTGGAACAAAAGGGCAAAATCTGATGAGAAACATAAAAATGAGAATAAAGGTAGGGGCTTACAAGTGAATAAGAGCTGCCAAGATCACGagcagtattaatatataaatgtcTCCCCAATATGTTGACTTGAACTCTAATGTACAAGCTCAGCATTGTCATTGCCCAAAGGGACAAAACCATTCTTGTGAAACCTAAGAAAACATAAGTCCAGTACAAAGGTTAAGTATAATATCTTTGATCCATTAAGTGTACAGAAAACACAAGTGTTATTATATTCTCAAGTAGATGTTTAGTGCATACCATCCACATGACTTAaatggtaagatttgatttgtaacattcaaattttaaaacttttctttcaaatcaaattatgccacGTAAGCAATTAACTAGGTGTGCTATCCACACCAGCttataaatacaattttttaaaacataatgtGAGATAGTATATTACTTATTTGATAAGTAATTGATGAATGCAAATAAAATGCGATGTACATGAGCTAGTACATTACAGGCACAACAAATGTATgaacacaaaatttattttttttttttgatcggtaatgaacaaaaaattataagagaTTCATACTTAGAATTTTGATTCTATCCCATAACTCAAGCTTCTCAGAATGTGTCAAACTGTTCGGTTGACCCTTTGCTTTCTGGAGCCTCTCAGTAAGCTGAGAGTGGTCCAGTTCTTCTGCAATACGACTACTTAAATTATCCATCGCATGGGGCAATGTTGTCGTATCAGCTATTCTTTGAATGTTGTCAAAATGGGCTTGCATTCTATTATATTGGCAAAGGACAAAGCAATGTTAGATGTTAGAAcccaaaaaatacatacttctgaAAACAACATTCATGATCCCCaaggaataaaaagaaaacatgaGATCGTCATTTCTCTTAACTGGGCCTTAATGAATTTCTCCCGCTCGGCGAGTTCTCTCTCCAAAACAGCGACCCTATGCCGCTTGGCATTGTATAGCTTATACAGAAAATACCCACTTCCTAAAACTCCAACAGTAACAAAAACCGTCCTCCTGTACCTCCTCCAGAAATTCCTATATCCACGAACACATACCAAGATCAGTGACAAGAAATTGGAGCTCATTACCAGTTATTTCCAACACAACCCAATCATAACACAGGCATGTTCAATTAACCCAAAGAGAAGAAAGCCATCTAAGCATAAGACCACTAATTTCTTAGAAAACCCATATATAAAACAACAGACGCAAAGAAGGAAGAAGCAACTGATTGAACAAAAAGAAAGTAAACTATTCCAAATTCAACCATACAAATGGCTGAACAGAATCAACATAGAAAGACAAATACAGAAAccagaagaagaaaatagataATTAGAACGAtaatagcataatttaaaagatgcccagaattaaaaagaaaaactaaatgcAACATGAGTGAAAACGGACCTTAAAGAAAGCATCTTGCTGCTATAAAACCACCCAAATCTCCATTATTATGCCTTGGATTTTGAGGAACCCATTTGGATTTGTACAACTGAAGGAATGTtatcagagaaaaaaaaaaacgcaaaTTTTTGactcaaaggaaaagaaaaatatattgaagagGGACCGGTTCCTGATTTGGAGTTACAAGCACTCTTTGTAGGAACCCCCGATAAATACGATTAGAGGAATTAAATACAGCGGAGAGCAAGAGAACGAGGGAGTACGAGCCTACAGGTGAGATTCGTATCTCGAGGGTTTTAGATTCTAGAGAAGGGGGGGAGAACGGTGGTTGCACTTGCTTAAGAGCTTTTCGAGCCCAATCtaacctttcttctttttttttgacGAAGATATAAAAGTAGAAAATGAGCTGAATAAAGTTGTTTTCTGCCTTCTAGTTCTGGTGACCAGAAGTCACCTGCACAGTTCCCAACcaatgttaataaaaaaaaagttttattaattatatatatatatatatatatcaataaaattaggcacggtaaaaaaaaattatatttattatattattattttatttacattataaaatatgacatatttattatatttttttataaataaacagtaataaatacgtcacatcatatataataaaatataaataagatgaTAATATGATGTATAGCATTATTCAATCTGCATATAGatgcaaattataatatatataattttttttacagtaCCAACCAATACAAATatcaattttatgtaaaatgatACTTATCCAATTTCCGTTATTGGGGAAgagaactttttttaaaatgtacgTTGTAGTTGTTGTCTATTTACatacttatcaaaataataaatgttataTGCACATGCCACATTCTTTGTAGCTGTAAGTTTCTAAGAAGATGAatctatttaaagaaaaaaaatattttaaaagattcttttttttaaccttttgcaATAATATTAGACAGCCAATCTGGATAATGCGTCTCTCCAATCAACCGCACTGCTAGGAGGTGGTAGACCTCTTTTGTGATGGCGGTGGATTTTCCCTTGCTTAAGCTCCATCTCTTCTATTGACTTTTTGGATTGCCGGATCTACGCAAAGGTGGTGTTGGATGACATTTTGGTCAATTCTCGGTATGTCCTAGTGGCTTTAAGCAAACACATCCTGGTGCTCTATTAATAAGTGTATCATAGCTTGTTGCATGTTGGGTGTAGTTGGACCATGGGTCTGGGGCAATTAGGGTCGAGAGGGACAAACTCCAATGGCTCGTTCGGTTCTACTTGTCGAAGAGTCTACTCGTCTCGAAATTCTTTTTCTCCTAAGACATTGCCGGGAGGTGGTGGGATGCAACTGTCACCTTGTAGCTTTATCACATTGATTCCACTTCTTGTGGGCTTAAGCTCTTCTACATAACATTATTAGGCTAGGACTTGCTTGTGCAGACCTCTCCAATTCCCTTTGGGGTTGAGAACTTCAACTTCAAGTGGTAGGTGAAAGTCATAGCCTTTAGGTTGTTGAGCGTAGGTCGCCCTATTATGGCATTGTATAATGAAGGGGATTTTACCACTATGAGATTAGTCATCGTGGAAGCAATATGGGGGGCTATCTCGGTTAAGACGGAGAGGGCAATGGTTCCCACTGATTGTATCATATCCTCGGTGAATCCTTTCAGCGGCATGGGCGCTTATTGCATGCGGCTAGGCGCTTATTGCATGCGGCTAGGACTAATTCCCATCCAAGAGAATGCATTTTCAAAAGATGATATTGGCTGAGATATTGTTATCGATGAGGATTCTTTTGGTGGTAAAGTTAGCCACCTGCATCGTTACTACTAGTGCTTTGTCATGGGGGTACAAGGTCCCTTCTTCGTCATCCTTCCTAAAAGATGATTGTGGGCGCGGGCTTGCCCCTCCTTTACTTCATCAAATGGCATTCTGCCGTGTAAACTTCTTCAAAACGCACTCTCCTGGCGTGAGCCTTTTTGCTAGAGGAAGTGGTGTTGCCCCCAACAAACCTCCTAGCTATAGTTTGAATTTCTCCTAAAAGGGCATTGTCATGAGGAGGAGTCTAAGAACAATCCCACAAGGGTCGGTGCCTCTCTCACCTTCTTGGGCTTTCACTTCTTCTCAGTCTGTCAAACCTTTTTGGACTTCGTTCCCTTTCCTCAGCAGTTGAGGCATTGTCGGGGAGGTACATACATTCGTacccttcttttcttcctccatTTGCCTGCAATATGCTGTGTTGTGGGGGATGGAATGGTGAATCGTGTAGTAACGGGATCGAGGGACCAGTTTGCTTTCCTCTTTTATCGTTAgtgttgcttggttttgttggggGCTTGATCTTCTTAAGGGGCGAGACTCATCCCGTCCTTTGCTGTGCTGCCTTCCTTTTACTTTGTCTATGGCTTTGGAATGTGCCGGCGCCTCGGCTTTCTTATCAGCCTACTCTAACTCTGTCTTTCTTGGCATTATCAATGCTCACAATGTATCATCTGCGGTGATGAACCCGTTCGCTTAGACCATGAACTCTCATAAAGTGGTGGGAGTCTTTTTGGCTAATTCGGCCATGAATGGGTTTCATGGCCGCACATTGCCTAGGAGAGCCGCATgagtgatcttctcatcttggtcatCATTGGTCATGCATTCTTTGTTAAACCTAGATAGTTATGCTTTTAACCTTTCGTCCTCTCCTTGCTTTATGGTCAAGAGGTAAGCAGCAATGTGTCTTCTCTTCCTGCTGACCATAAACTGTGTGATGAAAAGATGGACTAGGTCTTCAAAGTTGTAGATTGAGTTTGGCTCCAATGAGGCATACCAAGCTCGCGTTGCGCCTTTTAGGGTCAAGGGGAAGGCCCTACATGCGATCTTTCTTGGGAATCTGTACAACGTCATGTGGGCTTTGAAGGTGTCTAAATGCTTGAGGGAGTCCTTGGACCCATTGTATAGGTCTATCTGAGGTACTCTGAACTTTGGTTGTAGTGGCATTGCCATTATTTCTGCAGCTGCTCCATTTCTACTAAGCATTGCTATTACCATTTCTAGTCTTCGAGTCATCTGAGAGCGGGTTGTCACCAGAATACAAAGGTCACGTTATGCTGGTAGAAATGGTCACATAGATGGTGCCACTGTTAATATTGTGTTTTGTACACCAGGGCAAGGTCCTCAACGGCTTGAGCTAAAGGCCTTCACTTGCAAATACAATAGAGGAAGTGGGCTCGGTAAGGTCCGAGAATGttcgatgcctaagttagtttCTTATTTAGTATTCTCCAAGCTTTTTAAGTCTAGAGTTTGAGAGATTTCCCATACCTGAAGTGGGGCTTTTATACTGAGTCCCAGGGGGGACAAACTGTCTCCCCTATCAGGGCTAAGCTGTCTTGTCCACACTTGCAAGGGTATTCACATTTAATGCGTCGTGACCCTTTAGGACTGGTTCATTAATGTTGTGTGGCTCATGGTTTTGTATCATTAATGAGGTGTAGCTCTTGGGTTTGTACCATTTATACTGTGTGGTTCCTTGGATGTGTCCTAGTAGTGGGAGGGTGGTGTGGTCACTTCTGGTCTCCTTTGTGAGAGAATATAGAGTAGTCCGCACCTTTTGTTGTCTTACTATGTAACTCCTTTTAGAGGTAGGTGCGCCAAGATGTGTTAGACCTGGCAAGTCTCGCTTGTCCCTTGAGGCGCCATGTCCCTTATCCTTTAGTTGGCTCTAAGGCCTTAGGATGGTGGACTCGGGGCAAATTGGGCTTTGCCTCTAGGCCTAGGCCCGATGGGACTGGGCTAACTGGGAAATTCCCCTTCAATGTggatagtgtaaaaaaaatcccCTTATATGCAACCACCCTTTAAGAAGAGAGAAACATATTAGgaaattaaatgatatgaaaattttgtgaataatagtaagatgatttgtaaataatagtgagataatttgagttaattatttattgagttttgaaaaatgagagaaaaaaatttaaataaaaaatattataaaattaaaatattgttataatataagttttttaatattatttttattttaaaatttgaaaaagttgaataattttttatttgcaaattttagaaagttgtaatgattagtttgtcaaaattgtaatgattaatttgaaagtgtttgtatttgaatgatatttgagaagaaaatgaaataagataagataagataagatgaaattagatTGAATGAGATAAAAACGTTTTCTAAACATTCCCTAATGTATTTGGCATGCAACTCCTCTATGAGTTGAAGATGAATTGGTCCCTCAAAGCTGGCATGGATCCTCAATTCACTCCCACTCTCCACAATAGTCTTCTCCCACTTGTTGTCCCCTACTAAGAGGGATACTCATACTCTATCTCTCTTCTTTTTAAGCTACAGTcataaagatattttataaaaagtaaatttataaattgatataacttgATGTAGTATGTTAGatcgtaaaattatttttttattataaagcatcTCTAATATACCACACTAACATACATcattttgtaagttttttttttgtaaaatctctTTGTTGTTGTAGCTTAATACCTCACCTAACAATTAACATATGTTAGAAAGCTACTAATACTAATGTGTAAATGATAATTAGCAAATCGTAGGTGTTGTTAATGACACTAGGgtatgtttgaatgtttaaagtatcttaaaattttgtaaataatagtaaaatgatttgagtacatgtattttattgagtttcgaaaaaatagagagagaaagttgaataaaaatatatattaaaataaatattgtattgaagtttgtgaaagtgaatatataaatttagaaaattatttgaatctaattctttcatattatttttgtttttaagttcgtaaaagttgtattgattttatattttgttttgaagcttataaaaactgttttgatttttatgtttaagtaataattaaatgaaaaaatataaaattaaaaattaaaaattaaaaagtattttatgtttaaatgacgtttgagaataaaattataaaaaattttgaaaattttgtaaattgtCCTGTTTGCCAAATATTCCCTAAAGGAGACTATATTTAAGAGTAATTTGATCACTTTTTAAACTCTAGACATTAATTTGTCTGTAAGCCAAAGTGCCAAACCATAGAAATTGATTTAGCAATTAACTCAATTACCACCCATGGAATggaattgattttttatttttattttgtcaaaaaatagaaaaaaaagaaaccaaggACAGGTAAATCCGGAGTAGGAATAAGCCTGTACAGGTTTACAAACAATCCTTAGGATAGGGTTCAGAAAGCCCTAGGGCAAATATCTTTGCACACCCTTCTAACTCTCTTTCTGATATAAATACACTTCGTTCACTCAGTTCCTCCCAAAAGCCATAGGAGGCAGCAGTAGCAGCAGCCAAGCTAACGAAACAGAGAACTTCAAGTGGCAACGATGTCGGAAGGACTTGTACTCCGAGGTACCATGAGGGCTCACACCGACGTGGTGACGGCCATCGCCACCCCTATCGACAACTCCGACATGATTGTCAGTTCCTCCCGTGACAAGTCGATTATCGTCTGGCACCTCACCAAGGAGGAGAAGACCTACGGCGTGCCCCGCCGCAGGCTAACAGGTCACTCCCACTTCGTCGA
Encoded here:
- the LOC122299551 gene encoding peroxisome biogenesis protein 3-2-like isoform X1 codes for the protein MLSLRNFWRRYRRTVFVTVGVLGSGYFLYKLYNAKRHRVAVLERELAEREKFIKAQMQAHFDNIQRIADTTTLPHAMDNLSSRIAEELDHSQLTERLQKAKGQPNSLTHSEKLELWDRIKILSFTRMVLSLWAMTMLSLYIRVQVNILGRHLYINTARDLGSSYSLVSPYLYSHFYVSHQILPFCSRRTHFANPDRIILSSSSLANADTIDWDDEQMYLASADFLSNYGLPTLISDVQAAATEILKGKKVTSAFNTTELHETIVLILERFKSLRSPHRWVNYMMPEDARFYKLATASSSDNEIPPEATKFYQLMMETQAVLASAEFGSIVEIALKAVLGTLIEDVVAQSGGSLTSGMALAKLLARVAQMGPMLLGEPSKNQFIQIIQSVPEVELFFTLLYANMPTP